From the Thermodesulfobacteriota bacterium genome, the window ATCTTCGATGCCGTTTCCATCACCTCCTTTTTTAGGACTTCCTGGGCCAGTTTTTTGGTGATCCGAAAGGCAGGCCCAGAGATGCTGATGGCGGCCACGGGGCGGCCGGTCCGGTCATAGATCGGAGCGCCGATACATCGCACCCCTTTTTCGTTTTCTTCGTTATCAATGGCGTATCCCTGACTCCGGACTATCTTCAGGTGATCCTTGAGCTGGGCGACATCGGTGATCGTGTTTTCAGTCCTCTTCTGGAGCTCTTTTCCCTTCAAGAACTGGTTCAGCTCTTCCTCGGAGAAGTGGGCGAGGAGGACTTTTCCAACGGCGCTGCTATGGGCCGGATTGCGAAGGCCGATGCGGGAGGCCATTTTCAAGCCGCTGGGATTGTGATCCCCTTCGACCTTTTCGATATAGACGACCTCGTTATGATCGAGGATCACCATGTGGATGGTCTCCTTGGTCTTTTCGGCCAGCTCTTTTAAAAAGGGTTCGGCCTCTTTTCTAAGGTCCAGTTGGTTTAAGAGGATATTTCCAAGTTCCACCAGTTTGAATCCCAGCAAGTAATATCGGGTCTTTTCGTCCTGACGGACATATCCGAGATAGGCCAGAGAGGAGAGGAGACGGTGGGTCGTCCCTTTGGGAAGGTTGACCTTCGAGGAGAGTTCTCCGAGGCTGATGCCTTGAGGATTCTGTCCCAAGATATCGAGGATCAGAGACATCCGTTCGATGCTCTGGACGA encodes:
- a CDS encoding IclR family transcriptional regulator, whose translation is MASQPSSRPNNLVQSIERMSLILDILGQNPQGISLGELSSKVNLPKGTTHRLLSSLAYLGYVRQDEKTRYYLLGFKLVELGNILLNQLDLRKEAEPFLKELAEKTKETIHMVILDHNEVVYIEKVEGDHNPSGLKMASRIGLRNPAHSSAVGKVLLAHFSEEELNQFLKGKELQKRTENTITDVAQLKDHLKIVRSQGYAIDNEENEKGVRCIGAPIYDRTGRPVAAISISGPAFRITKKLAQEVLKKEVMETASKISQRLGYREGR